A genome region from Paenibacillus pabuli includes the following:
- a CDS encoding prephenate dehydrogenase, with protein MKLKIAMIGVGLIGGSLALCFKGKPGVSVMGYAHLPELKDKYIASGVVDDATLSLEEAVQDADFIFLCVPVGLLETYFQQLAKLPLKKGCIITDVGSTKASIAACAEHVRMTDAYFIGGHPMAGSERAGVDAASAVLFENAYYVLTPSAHVPEEAYDRLSELLAHTRAQIVRVEPLLHDDIVGAISHLPHVIAVALVNQVREYNESNPLYKMLAAGGFRDITRIASSDAIVWRDILLSNREVLLGLLKDWNSQMSAFTEMLENQNGPGIEEAFRQARDFRSVLPERRKGMISPLFDLYTDVQDAPGMIGKIATELGTHDINLSNLEIIENRVDVPGIMRLSFRQEEDMERAKSLLDSLGYQVWV; from the coding sequence ATGAAATTAAAAATTGCAATGATAGGTGTGGGGCTCATCGGTGGATCTCTCGCGCTTTGCTTCAAAGGCAAGCCGGGAGTATCTGTGATGGGCTATGCACATCTGCCTGAACTGAAAGACAAGTACATAGCGAGTGGTGTAGTGGATGACGCTACACTCTCTCTGGAAGAAGCGGTGCAGGATGCCGACTTTATTTTTTTGTGCGTTCCGGTAGGTTTGCTTGAAACGTATTTTCAACAATTGGCGAAGCTGCCCTTGAAAAAGGGGTGTATCATCACGGATGTTGGCAGCACCAAAGCTTCGATCGCTGCCTGTGCAGAGCATGTGCGTATGACTGATGCCTACTTCATTGGCGGTCATCCGATGGCCGGATCTGAGCGTGCTGGCGTTGATGCGGCTTCGGCTGTACTTTTTGAAAATGCGTACTACGTTTTGACTCCATCTGCACATGTGCCTGAAGAGGCATATGATAGGCTATCTGAGCTTCTTGCGCATACGCGGGCACAGATCGTCCGGGTTGAGCCTCTATTACATGATGATATTGTGGGCGCAATCAGCCATTTGCCACATGTCATTGCGGTAGCGCTCGTCAATCAGGTGCGTGAATATAATGAATCCAATCCGCTGTATAAAATGCTGGCCGCAGGCGGATTCCGCGATATTACACGTATTGCATCCAGTGATGCGATTGTATGGCGGGATATCCTGCTCAGCAATCGTGAAGTCCTCCTTGGTCTATTGAAGGACTGGAATAGCCAAATGTCTGCTTTTACGGAAATGCTGGAGAACCAGAACGGCCCAGGCATCGAAGAAGCATTCCGTCAGGCCCGTGACTTCCGCAGCGTTCTGCCTGAACGCCGCAAAGGCATGATCTCACCGCTGTTCGATTTGTATACAGATGTGCAGGATGCGCCGGGCATGATTGGTAAGATTGCAACAGAGCTCGGGACACATGATATTAACTTAAGCAACCTCGAGATTATCGAGAACCGGGTCGATGTACCAGGCATCATGCGTTTGTCATTCCGTCAGGAAGAGGATATGGAACGTGCGAAGTCTTTATTGGATTCCCTGGGATATCAGGTTTGGGTGTGA
- a CDS encoding RNA polymerase sigma factor, whose product MTDSQLIREIKEGNLELYSELMRRYQRKILAFVYHMLKSSNMELLAEDLCSETFYKAFRSLHSFREVDASFSTWLYTIARNTVLSELRKQRSGSVPLEESGIVPIAPSENAPEHAVLRSERVMLVRDAINNLPEKQRSAIILREYDQLDYQEIANILGQSVSSVKSLLFRARSSVKTQLEPYFFEPVYEPYEGMKNR is encoded by the coding sequence ATGACGGATTCCCAGTTGATTCGAGAGATCAAGGAAGGTAACCTGGAGTTATATTCCGAGCTGATGCGTCGTTATCAGCGTAAAATACTGGCTTTCGTATATCATATGTTGAAAAGTTCCAATATGGAGCTGCTTGCGGAAGATCTCTGTTCTGAGACTTTCTATAAGGCGTTCCGCAGTTTACACTCATTCCGCGAGGTGGATGCCTCATTCTCGACGTGGTTATATACCATTGCAAGAAATACGGTACTGAGTGAGCTGCGCAAACAGCGCAGTGGCAGTGTTCCTCTAGAAGAGAGTGGGATTGTACCCATTGCGCCTTCCGAGAACGCGCCAGAGCATGCTGTACTGCGCAGTGAGCGGGTCATGCTGGTTAGAGATGCCATTAACAACTTACCGGAGAAGCAGCGTTCTGCCATCATACTGCGTGAATATGACCAACTAGACTACCAGGAGATTGCGAATATTCTTGGGCAGAGCGTCAGTTCTGTAAAATCGTTATTGTTCAGAGCAAGATCAAGCGTAAAAACTCAATTGGAACCTTATTTCTTCGAACCGGTGTACGAGCCATATGAAGGGATGAAGAACCGATGA
- a CDS encoding histidine phosphatase family protein, producing the protein MRIGLIRHGLTDWNAAGRIQGQTDIPLNAEGRQQAERLGNRLLKENYQWDYIITSGLSRAQETGEIISGLLDVPMLEPDARLKERGFGQIEGLTSDERITRWGMDWETLDLGQEQIIDTQTRALAFLEDLWAAYQDKNVLIVTHGAFLANLLSALFKDRYTERIGNLSLTILEKEQGDWSPLLYNCTRHLSLDSAKQSE; encoded by the coding sequence ATGCGAATTGGGCTTATTCGTCACGGTCTTACCGATTGGAACGCTGCAGGGCGTATTCAAGGGCAGACAGACATACCATTGAATGCCGAAGGGCGTCAGCAGGCAGAACGTCTGGGAAACCGTCTGTTGAAAGAGAATTATCAATGGGATTATATCATTACCAGTGGTTTATCCCGAGCCCAGGAGACAGGAGAGATTATCTCTGGATTGCTAGATGTGCCTATGCTTGAGCCGGATGCACGTTTGAAAGAAAGAGGTTTCGGTCAGATCGAGGGTTTGACCTCGGATGAACGAATCACCCGCTGGGGGATGGACTGGGAGACACTGGATCTGGGACAGGAGCAGATTATCGATACACAGACTCGCGCTTTAGCGTTCCTGGAAGATTTATGGGCTGCATATCAGGACAAAAATGTATTGATTGTGACTCATGGCGCTTTTCTCGCCAACCTGTTGTCTGCCTTGTTCAAAGACCGCTATACGGAACGAATCGGAAACTTGTCGCTTACGATCCTGGAAAAAGAACAGGGTGACTGGAGTCCCTTGTTATATAACTGCACACGACATCTATCATTGGATTCGGCTAAACAATCTGAGTAA
- a CDS encoding gamma carbonic anhydrase family protein, translating to MIIPFKGQQPQLHSSVYVAEGAKLIGDLKLGADSTVWFNAVLRADLAPIWIGQRCNIQDNAVGHVNTNQPLILGDDVSVGHAAIIHGCHIGTGSLIGMGAILLNGAEIGEYALIGAGSVVTENTKIPPYTLALGTPAKVIRELTDADLERMSRTSLGYVAKGKEYRSS from the coding sequence ATGATAATCCCATTCAAGGGTCAACAACCGCAGCTTCATTCTTCGGTATATGTAGCTGAAGGGGCCAAACTTATAGGCGACCTGAAGTTAGGCGCAGATTCAACGGTCTGGTTCAATGCCGTATTACGGGCCGATTTGGCGCCAATATGGATAGGACAACGTTGTAACATTCAGGACAATGCTGTAGGACATGTGAATACGAATCAACCTTTGATTCTGGGAGATGACGTTTCAGTCGGACATGCTGCGATTATTCATGGTTGTCACATTGGAACAGGCTCACTGATTGGTATGGGAGCCATCCTTCTGAATGGAGCCGAAATTGGTGAATATGCACTGATTGGGGCCGGTTCTGTTGTAACTGAAAATACTAAAATTCCGCCCTATACCCTGGCTCTGGGAACACCAGCCAAAGTGATCCGTGAATTGACGGATGCCGACCTTGAGCGGATGTCGAGGACTTCACTTGGTTATGTTGCCAAAGGTAAGGAATATAGGAGCTCTTAA
- a CDS encoding IDEAL domain-containing protein, giving the protein MDKMKVTYEVMLGLAAEMVWDEALRKQRSEKLYMEIDKALATGDEVAFRSLTDELKTIN; this is encoded by the coding sequence TTGGATAAAATGAAAGTTACGTATGAAGTCATGTTGGGGCTGGCTGCTGAGATGGTGTGGGACGAAGCGCTTCGTAAACAGCGTAGCGAGAAGCTGTATATGGAAATCGACAAGGCGTTGGCTACCGGAGACGAAGTAGCTTTCCGGAGTCTGACGGATGAACTGAAAACCATAAACTGA
- a CDS encoding DUF2487 family protein, producing MKFSEMTQDSWAELQLYLDTCLIPFTGLTGNQSPAEATEALERLRDFLDLIEVPFKGRVMTYPAFHFAFPEKSMALNTICEQLKQSGFKYVVIMTSDGFLKKDEISSADLVFNRSQLVEEIEEGKIAGYIGEKVREMWKN from the coding sequence TTGAAATTCAGTGAGATGACTCAAGACAGCTGGGCTGAACTGCAACTCTATCTGGATACATGCCTTATTCCATTCACCGGTCTTACGGGTAATCAGTCGCCGGCAGAAGCCACGGAAGCGTTAGAGAGGCTTAGAGATTTTTTGGATCTGATTGAAGTTCCATTTAAAGGGCGGGTCATGACGTATCCGGCATTTCATTTCGCTTTTCCGGAAAAGTCAATGGCATTAAACACCATATGCGAGCAGCTTAAGCAGTCTGGGTTCAAATATGTGGTGATCATGACATCCGATGGTTTTTTGAAGAAGGATGAAATTTCATCTGCAGATCTTGTTTTTAATCGTTCCCAATTGGTTGAGGAAATAGAAGAAGGGAAAATAGCAGGGTATATTGGGGAAAAAGTACGCGAGATGTGGAAAAATTAA
- a CDS encoding ubiquinol-cytochrome c reductase iron-sulfur subunit: MSSEHDQHEASNKPPSRREMSRRQFLTYTLGGATAYMAAGAILPMVRFAVDPILQHKGEGTSVKVAEISKITNEPQEFTFELQQQDGWYLSNASLVAWIRKDEQGKIYALSPICKHLGCTVGWNSDKNYPDEYHCPCHGAHYDKEGKNLAVAPKPLDEYVVKEDQGWVYLGEIVPNTRVK, encoded by the coding sequence ATGAGCAGTGAGCATGACCAGCATGAAGCCTCGAACAAACCACCAAGCCGGAGGGAAATGTCACGCAGGCAGTTTTTAACGTACACGCTTGGTGGAGCTACAGCCTATATGGCCGCCGGTGCAATTCTTCCCATGGTCCGTTTTGCGGTGGACCCCATTTTGCAGCACAAGGGAGAAGGCACTTCTGTCAAAGTAGCTGAAATCAGCAAAATTACGAACGAACCTCAAGAATTCACATTTGAACTGCAGCAGCAAGATGGTTGGTACCTGAGTAATGCTTCGCTCGTGGCATGGATTCGAAAGGATGAACAGGGTAAAATTTATGCGCTTTCACCAATCTGTAAACATTTGGGATGTACAGTAGGCTGGAACAGTGACAAAAATTATCCTGATGAGTATCATTGCCCCTGCCATGGCGCGCACTATGACAAGGAAGGGAAAAATCTTGCCGTAGCCCCGAAACCGCTGGATGAATATGTGGTCAAGGAGGATCAGGGCTGGGTATATCTGGGCGAGATTGTTCCGAACACCCGAGTGAAATAG
- the qcrB gene encoding menaquinol-cytochrome c reductase cytochrome b subunit, with amino-acid sequence MFKNVYDWIDERLDITPIWRDVADHEVPEHVNPAHHFSAFVYCFGGLTFFITVIQILSGMFLTMYYVPDIINAYASVEYLQTKVAFGQIVRGMHHWGASLVIVMMFLHTMRVFFTGSYKAPREMNWVVGMLIFFVMLGLGLTGYLLPWDNKAYFATKVTLEIANTVPWLGPIIKEFLQGGTIVGAQTLTRFFALHVFFLPAVLLVLLVGHFIMIRRQGISGPL; translated from the coding sequence ATGTTTAAAAATGTCTATGACTGGATTGACGAGCGTCTCGATATCACGCCAATCTGGAGGGACGTTGCGGATCATGAGGTTCCAGAGCACGTAAACCCGGCTCACCACTTTTCCGCATTCGTCTACTGCTTTGGTGGATTGACGTTCTTTATTACCGTAATTCAGATTCTCTCAGGAATGTTTCTTACGATGTATTATGTGCCTGATATCATCAATGCCTATGCCAGTGTCGAGTATCTGCAGACCAAAGTAGCCTTCGGCCAAATTGTGCGCGGCATGCACCACTGGGGAGCCAGTCTGGTAATCGTAATGATGTTTTTACATACGATGCGTGTATTCTTTACAGGCTCTTATAAAGCACCCCGTGAGATGAACTGGGTCGTCGGCATGTTGATCTTTTTCGTCATGCTGGGTCTGGGATTAACAGGGTACCTGCTGCCATGGGATAACAAAGCCTATTTTGCAACCAAAGTTACCCTGGAAATTGCCAATACGGTCCCTTGGTTGGGACCAATCATTAAAGAATTCCTGCAAGGTGGAACCATTGTAGGTGCACAGACGCTAACGCGATTCTTTGCCCTGCACGTCTTCTTCCTCCCCGCTGTGCTTCTGGTGCTTCTGGTCGGACACTTCATCATGATCCGCAGACAGGGCATTTCGGGACCACTATAA
- a CDS encoding c-type cytochrome — MAHGHKPDDQEKIIFVGDSRVRKGAGFITPPDYTAYPGKSEAFIPNFLLKEWMVGVVVLVGILVLTISEPAPLGYPANPSASVIPMPDWYFLFLYQYLKYPYASGDYVLLGVLGVSGVAFGALLLAPFLDTGKERRFYRRPIASSLMVLSILSVFYLTNVAWTHYKHELEATGQKPEHIQREEEALEKHEQGLPTSNAPGQQQEVAIVEKDDPAMETFKKAGCVACHAADMKGAGGPSLRGVGDKHSQEEILTIIKEGYNSMPPQYDQAIAQGLTDDDINHLAEWLAKQKAEQ, encoded by the coding sequence ATGGCTCACGGACACAAGCCTGATGATCAGGAGAAGATTATCTTTGTCGGTGATTCACGCGTCCGTAAAGGAGCAGGATTTATTACCCCGCCGGACTATACGGCGTATCCAGGCAAATCCGAAGCATTTATACCTAACTTTCTGCTAAAGGAATGGATGGTTGGTGTTGTGGTGCTGGTGGGCATCCTGGTGCTGACGATCTCTGAACCTGCACCACTTGGTTATCCGGCCAATCCAAGTGCATCCGTTATTCCGATGCCGGACTGGTATTTCCTTTTTCTGTACCAATATCTAAAATATCCATACGCTTCAGGCGATTATGTCCTGCTCGGTGTTCTGGGTGTCAGTGGGGTTGCTTTTGGAGCGTTGCTGCTGGCCCCGTTCCTGGATACAGGCAAGGAGCGACGGTTTTACAGACGTCCGATTGCATCATCCCTGATGGTTCTGTCGATCCTATCCGTATTTTATCTCACGAATGTAGCTTGGACGCACTACAAGCACGAGCTTGAAGCGACAGGTCAGAAGCCTGAGCACATTCAGCGTGAGGAAGAGGCGCTTGAGAAGCATGAACAAGGTCTGCCGACTTCCAATGCGCCGGGTCAACAACAAGAAGTGGCCATCGTCGAGAAGGATGATCCTGCAATGGAAACGTTTAAGAAGGCGGGATGTGTGGCATGTCATGCTGCAGATATGAAGGGTGCTGGTGGCCCTTCCCTTCGCGGTGTTGGTGATAAACACAGCCAGGAAGAGATCTTGACGATTATCAAAGAAGGATACAATAGCATGCCACCTCAGTATGATCAAGCCATCGCCCAAGGTTTGACAGATGACGATATCAATCACCTGGCGGAATGGCTTGCGAAACAGAAGGCAGAACAGTAA
- a CDS encoding DUF1405 domain-containing protein, with the protein MSLSFFWSREFLTNRYFLWLLFWCNAVGTVYGYIWYGDQLELTLAEQPLWQVVFVPDSPTASLFFTLGLLWVLYKPKSAVLNRIGHVIQALAVVTSVKYGVWAVSIIFAGWMQGGSPHWQDWMLIASHSAMAIEALIYVRFFGFKWVALLIASLWTLLNDTMDYTYDIFPWLPSALYEHLDGVRNFTFGLTLISILCAWLALRQAKRA; encoded by the coding sequence GTGTCTTTATCGTTTTTCTGGAGCCGGGAGTTTCTGACCAATCGGTATTTCCTGTGGCTTCTGTTTTGGTGTAATGCAGTGGGTACGGTGTATGGGTACATATGGTACGGAGATCAGCTGGAATTAACACTGGCCGAACAGCCGCTTTGGCAGGTTGTATTTGTTCCGGACAGTCCAACAGCGAGTTTATTTTTTACCCTTGGACTTTTATGGGTGTTATATAAACCGAAGTCGGCTGTACTCAACCGAATCGGACATGTTATTCAAGCTCTCGCTGTGGTTACATCGGTGAAATATGGGGTGTGGGCCGTATCGATTATTTTTGCGGGCTGGATGCAGGGAGGGTCGCCGCATTGGCAGGACTGGATGCTGATCGCCTCACACAGTGCCATGGCCATTGAAGCATTGATCTATGTGAGATTTTTTGGGTTTAAATGGGTGGCGCTGCTAATCGCCAGCCTGTGGACGTTATTAAATGATACGATGGATTATACATATGATATTTTCCCTTGGCTGCCTAGTGCTCTCTACGAGCATCTGGATGGTGTACGCAATTTCACTTTCGGACTTACCCTGATCAGCATTCTGTGTGCGTGGCTGGCATTAAGGCAGGCTAAACGAGCCTGA
- a CDS encoding sporulation protein YpjB, with protein MKKMFWNKTGLMVVSFMALLFWTNLSYSVSAQSEGNAGEADQQALVNSSIQQLNQEATSLYRHALEHNIEEVRNSIMRISERLEHISFEGQTTVEGIHALSETIVEVKQAAVRVKSDDTSLQQASAKLRLAADSLANPSKPLWLQYYKIVKDDLQAISTAVSQHEKAAALSSRYALLEEHYETIRPAAMIRREPYEIAQLDAWLSHTKGLTGAKQPDITQLQSMVSQGEELVNQLFGREKDESAFVPFVQGPNRRAAGLFITSVIVAALSYAGYRKYRAQQQGIFPFRR; from the coding sequence ATGAAGAAAATGTTCTGGAACAAAACCGGATTAATGGTAGTATCGTTCATGGCACTGTTGTTTTGGACGAACTTGTCATACAGTGTATCTGCACAAAGCGAAGGGAATGCAGGGGAAGCGGATCAGCAAGCTCTCGTCAATAGTTCCATTCAACAGCTTAATCAGGAAGCAACTTCGCTCTACAGACATGCCTTGGAACATAATATCGAGGAAGTCAGAAACAGTATTATGCGGATTAGCGAACGGTTGGAGCATATCTCGTTTGAAGGTCAGACAACGGTCGAAGGCATTCATGCTTTATCCGAAACGATTGTTGAGGTCAAACAAGCAGCTGTCCGCGTCAAAAGTGATGACACCAGTCTTCAGCAGGCTTCAGCCAAACTGCGACTCGCTGCTGACAGTCTTGCTAATCCATCCAAACCATTATGGCTCCAATATTATAAAATTGTAAAAGATGACCTTCAGGCCATATCAACCGCTGTGAGTCAGCATGAGAAAGCAGCAGCACTCTCCAGCCGATATGCCTTGCTTGAAGAGCACTATGAAACTATTCGACCGGCAGCGATGATTCGCCGTGAACCCTACGAGATCGCTCAGCTGGATGCCTGGTTGTCCCACACCAAAGGACTGACTGGAGCCAAACAGCCTGATATCACTCAGCTGCAAAGCATGGTATCCCAAGGTGAAGAACTGGTAAATCAATTGTTTGGACGCGAGAAGGATGAGAGTGCATTTGTCCCGTTTGTTCAGGGTCCGAACCGGAGAGCGGCAGGGTTATTCATCACATCCGTGATTGTAGCCGCACTAAGTTATGCGGGATATCGTAAGTATCGTGCACAGCAGCAGGGCATATTTCCATTCCGGCGCTGA
- a CDS encoding YitT family protein, which produces MSTAKTWIQIKLILPILLGTALYAFGLLYFIIPNQLMEGGVTGVTVLLKYAFDLSPSLTTLIINVPLFLVGLKILGGRQMIYTGVGIGALTVFLWLFEKMIHSGWIEPLHTENDLLLAALYAGVTLGAGLGIVFRSGGTTGGSDIIARILNRKYGWSMGRILLGIDFIIIGISLIYIPKEKILYTLVAVFIASKVIDFIQEGAYSARAFMIISDHAPEIADLITREMDRGVTLIPAIGAYSKQAKHVAYCVISRQEFRRLQTIVRSVDPRAFVIISDVHDVHGEGFKES; this is translated from the coding sequence ATGAGCACTGCCAAAACTTGGATTCAAATCAAACTGATTCTCCCTATTCTGCTAGGTACTGCATTGTATGCTTTTGGACTGCTGTACTTCATTATCCCTAATCAGCTGATGGAGGGCGGCGTCACCGGGGTTACCGTGCTGTTGAAGTATGCATTCGACCTCTCTCCTTCCCTGACAACCCTTATTATCAACGTCCCGCTATTTCTGGTCGGGCTCAAGATCCTGGGCGGCAGACAGATGATCTACACAGGGGTGGGGATTGGGGCCCTTACCGTGTTTCTGTGGCTGTTTGAGAAAATGATCCACTCGGGATGGATTGAGCCGCTGCATACGGAGAACGATCTCTTGCTGGCAGCACTTTATGCAGGTGTCACTCTCGGTGCTGGTCTGGGCATCGTATTTCGCTCAGGCGGTACGACAGGTGGTTCTGATATCATCGCGAGGATTCTCAACCGGAAATATGGATGGAGCATGGGCCGGATTTTGCTCGGTATCGATTTCATTATTATTGGCATCTCTCTGATCTACATTCCAAAAGAAAAAATACTGTATACGCTGGTTGCCGTCTTTATCGCTTCCAAGGTCATTGACTTCATTCAGGAAGGGGCTTATTCCGCTCGGGCATTCATGATCATTAGTGACCATGCTCCTGAAATCGCTGATCTGATTACCCGGGAAATGGATCGCGGTGTAACTCTTATTCCAGCCATCGGCGCCTACTCCAAACAAGCCAAACATGTGGCTTACTGCGTTATTTCACGTCAGGAATTCAGGCGCCTGCAAACCATTGTCAGATCTGTTGATCCCCGTGCCTTTGTTATCATCAGTGATGTTCATGACGTTCATGGAGAAGGCTTCAAGGAATCCTGA
- a CDS encoding nucleotide pyrophosphohydrolase encodes MEKSIAEMQREVDLYISQFKEGYFSPLAMLARMSEEVGELAREVNHEFGEKPKKASEADNSIELELGDILFITICFANSLGIDLAQAHDKVMHKFNTRDANRWTPKNTD; translated from the coding sequence ATGGAGAAAAGCATCGCAGAAATGCAGCGCGAGGTTGACCTCTACATTTCCCAGTTCAAAGAAGGCTACTTCAGTCCGCTGGCCATGCTGGCCCGTATGTCTGAAGAGGTGGGAGAGCTAGCTCGGGAAGTCAATCACGAGTTCGGTGAAAAGCCGAAAAAGGCTTCCGAAGCAGACAATTCCATTGAGCTGGAGCTTGGGGATATTTTGTTTATCACGATTTGTTTTGCCAATTCGCTCGGGATTGATCTGGCGCAGGCACACGACAAAGTCATGCATAAATTTAATACACGCGATGCAAATCGGTGGACTCCAAAAAACACCGATTAG
- a CDS encoding tetratricopeptide repeat protein: MMKPEDYMQQAYRCILQNDFEQAIRWFESAILAYPDHAELHYRCSITHARSQHLGPALEHARKAAQLSGGTEEYVLHLQTLEAKQLSTQAKALLEQAGNGTHERYVSAAALLKEAVKLDPLSVEAHVMLGLAYSDLNEFDRAIKAVRDAISLDPQNGQLHQMYQQIKQRKNSIQ; this comes from the coding sequence ATGATGAAGCCGGAAGATTATATGCAGCAGGCTTACCGCTGTATTTTGCAAAATGATTTTGAGCAGGCAATCCGTTGGTTCGAATCGGCCATTCTGGCTTACCCGGATCATGCGGAGCTCCACTATCGCTGTTCCATTACGCATGCCCGCAGCCAGCACCTTGGTCCGGCACTGGAACATGCCCGTAAGGCAGCTCAGCTGTCTGGCGGTACAGAAGAATATGTTCTGCATCTGCAGACATTGGAAGCCAAACAGCTAAGTACACAGGCGAAGGCTTTGCTTGAACAGGCAGGTAACGGCACACACGAACGTTATGTTTCGGCAGCTGCACTGTTGAAAGAGGCGGTTAAGCTTGATCCGCTGTCTGTCGAAGCGCATGTGATGCTTGGACTGGCGTATAGCGATCTGAATGAATTCGATCGTGCAATCAAGGCGGTTCGTGATGCGATATCGTTGGATCCGCAAAACGGGCAGTTGCATCAAATGTACCAACAAATCAAGCAGCGTAAGAATTCCATTCAATAA
- the dapB gene encoding 4-hydroxy-tetrahydrodipicolinate reductase — MSEVIRVAVIGAAGRMGREVVKLVLQDPELELAAAVNRSGAGIDAGTLVGLPECGVLVTDDIEMAFAETKPQVMVDFTIPQYAFAHTELAIRYGVRPVMGVTGFTTEQIEQLDKQCQDKGIGGLIAPNFSIGAILMMRFAAQAAKHMPNVEIIEYHGDQKLDAPSGTAIKTAELIAANREELRQGNPNEEETIDGSRGGYYNGFRIHSVRLPGVFAQQEVVFGDFGQTLKIRHDSYERAGYMPGVKIGVQKVMEYTGLIYGFDHFID; from the coding sequence ATGAGTGAAGTAATAAGAGTTGCCGTAATCGGAGCGGCTGGCCGGATGGGCCGGGAAGTGGTGAAGCTGGTTCTTCAAGACCCGGAACTGGAGCTTGCTGCCGCGGTTAACCGCTCCGGCGCAGGTATTGATGCCGGAACCCTGGTCGGCCTTCCCGAATGCGGAGTACTTGTAACCGATGATATCGAAATGGCTTTTGCAGAGACGAAACCGCAGGTCATGGTTGATTTTACAATACCTCAATATGCTTTCGCTCATACAGAACTTGCGATCCGTTATGGAGTCAGACCCGTCATGGGCGTTACCGGCTTCACGACGGAGCAGATTGAACAACTGGACAAGCAGTGTCAGGACAAAGGAATCGGAGGTTTGATTGCCCCGAACTTTTCCATTGGTGCCATTTTGATGATGAGATTTGCGGCACAAGCGGCCAAACATATGCCAAACGTTGAAATCATTGAGTACCATGGGGATCAAAAACTGGATGCGCCTTCAGGCACAGCGATTAAAACGGCTGAACTGATTGCAGCCAACCGTGAGGAACTCCGCCAGGGTAACCCGAATGAAGAGGAAACCATTGATGGCTCTCGCGGAGGGTATTACAACGGATTCCGGATTCACAGTGTTCGTTTACCAGGTGTGTTTGCGCAGCAGGAAGTGGTATTCGGTGATTTTGGTCAAACGCTCAAAATTCGTCATGATTCTTACGAACGTGCAGGTTACATGCCTGGTGTTAAAATCGGTGTACAGAAGGTTATGGAATATACAGGACTCATCTATGGATTTGATCACTTTATCGACTAA
- the mgsA gene encoding methylglyoxal synthase, with protein sequence MLKIAFIAHDRKKEEMVNFVTAYEPVFTDHQLYSTGTTGLRIMEGTSLKIHRFESGPLGGDQQIGALVAQNEMDLIIFLRDPLMAQPHEPDINALLRLCDVQGIPLATNIATAEILVKALDRGDFGWRELVHKYKPEAGVNSGDSE encoded by the coding sequence ATGTTGAAAATTGCATTTATTGCCCATGATCGCAAAAAAGAAGAGATGGTTAACTTTGTGACAGCATATGAACCCGTGTTTACAGACCACCAATTGTATTCGACAGGCACTACCGGACTTCGCATTATGGAAGGAACGTCCTTGAAGATTCACCGGTTTGAATCAGGTCCTCTTGGGGGAGACCAGCAGATTGGTGCTTTGGTTGCGCAGAATGAGATGGATCTGATTATTTTCCTGCGTGATCCGCTGATGGCTCAGCCACATGAACCGGATATTAATGCATTGCTTCGTCTGTGTGATGTACAGGGCATTCCGCTCGCAACCAATATTGCAACGGCTGAAATTCTGGTTAAAGCATTGGATCGCGGCGATTTTGGGTGGAGAGAGCTCGTTCATAAATACAAACCGGAAGCCGGAGTTAATTCGGGTGATTCCGAATGA